A segment of the Candidatus Nitrososphaera gargensis Ga9.2 genome:
GACTTTGCCATCTGTGCCTTGATGTGCTCAGGAATGCCGCCATAACACTTGTTTAGTATCTCTGTGTTCTCCCATCCGCCTAAGCTTGCCACATAGGCAAGTGACCAGTTTGTAGCTGCCAACAGAGAAACCCCACACCGTTTACGGGTGGGATGAATCTGTTTCCTAGGCTCTGTTAACTTAGGGTAATTCGTAAAGCTAGGACTGTCCTATACCAAGTAGCATAATTAAGCTGACACTCCTTCAGTCAGATATTTCCTCATATCAAGATGAAAGCGCTTTGTCCGAAAGTAATGTTGTATCCTCCTCTTCAAATCACCAAATGATGGATAGTACGTCATGACAAGCAGGGCGTCCTTTGACAACTGCCAGCATGTTTCCAGTACCATGAACTCCGGTGACGCAGTTGGCATCCAGACCGGTATCAGGGTGTCCTTGTGATCATGGAAATATCTCTTCACCTTCTCTGATTTGTGATGCTGACGCGCCTTGTCCAAGAACAGGTAGCATCTTGGAAACTTCCTGTGTATCTGCTTGAGGTAGTCCAGAAAAGTGTCTTCGTCAAACCAGTCATACTGCCTGAACAGCTGTCTTCTTCCGTCCAGGCTGATGGCTCCAAACAGGCATGAGCGCTGGTGTGAGCCTGTCACCCTGACAACGGGCCTTGTGTTTTTGTAAATCCATACCCTCTTTATGCGCACGTCAAAAGTGAAGAACGACTCGTCTTCAGATACTGCCGTGAACCCGTCCGGCAGGTGGTCTAGGATTTCCCTCGCCCTTTTTTGAAGGACTCTTTCTCTTCGTCTGACGCAGTGTTGAT
Coding sequences within it:
- a CDS encoding transposase, which produces MGIQAEGTKEGTHQHCVRRRERVLQKRAREILDHLPDGFTAVSEDESFFTFDVRIKRVWIYKNTRPVVRVTGSHQRSCLFGAISLDGRRQLFRQYDWFDEDTFLDYLKQIHRKFPRCYLFLDKARQHHKSEKVKRYFHDHKDTLIPVWMPTASPEFMVLETCWQLSKDALLVMTYYPSFGDLKRRIQHYFRTKRFHLDMRKYLTEGVSA